One part of the Tunicatimonas pelagia genome encodes these proteins:
- a CDS encoding alkaline phosphatase D family protein has product MFTPVFFRKCWAYLLLLGTALVSFQINAQNLTYDLALAPFYHGVASGDPLADRVIIWTRITPEGEDTNQDIEVSWKMATDPELTNVVQEGQLMTNASRDYTVKVDVTGLASYTTYYYQFEAMDKTSIIGRTRTTPSGSADHLRFAVVSCSNYQAGYFSAYGRIADRADLDAVIHLGDYIYEYSATGEDFYGDAGLRDSGERRHLPDKEIVNLADYRTRYSQYRLDPDLRRAHQQHPFITIWDDHESANDAYEDGAENHQPDEEGSWDERKSVSRQVYTEWMPIRGDLNEIPLYRTIQYGELMDLIMLDTRLEERDIQGMSITDAKLYSDDRTMLGDTQKQWMFDQLQNSTAKWKVIGNQVIFSPFNVWWAGVDPDGGFTPDGIESIFLDIWDGYPAERDEIINFIGDNSLDNVVVLTGDFHSTFAYDVTSQPAPLSGNDPTIAAAGQAPVPVTPTYDPATRQGSVAVEFATPSVNSANFDENVGVEGAAGFEFQINKPLTVPGTPLNGINPNPHMQYTDLDQHGYFILDVKEERAQANWYFVETILEPNSLEQFASAWGTDADNNYLTEGEESASKADAPSLAPDAMRDENFTLQILHASDLEGGVEAIDNAPNFAAIVDRLEEEENTLTISGGDNYIPGPFFGAAGDGSLRPVFQEIYQELYNEPGLTNIRETPGRLDITIMNIIGFDASAVGNHEFDAGTNAFSDIVGTDIRGTTLADVRWLGAQFPYLSANLDFSGDSDLGGLFTSEIQPSGAFISAPDDLDAAAAAPKFAPATTVEFNGETVGIVGATTQIVQSISSTGGVEVLGPTENDMPALAEVLQPTIDALANQGINKIVLVTHLQQVALEKELVGLLSGVDVVIAGGSDVLFAQEDDVLRSGDEIEEAYPFVTQNADGDPAVVVGTDGEYSYVGRLLIEFTSEGVLVESSLENEMSGAYATVEEVVSELWETEDPFADGTKGELVQRLTNSVETIVNEQDGVIVGKTSVYLDGRRAQVRTEETNLGNLTADAALVAAQQFDASVKVSLRNGGGIRAAIGELVDLGGGNVQFAPPQANPESGKQEGDISQLDIVNTLRFNNSLSLLTLSATDLLAVLEYAVSASEPGATPGQFPQVAGVRFSFDATQEVGNWVQMVEVIDQEGNVEDTIAENGEVVGDADREIRIVTLNFLAGGGDGYPYPELGENRVDLPDVLDSLANAGQATFADPGTEQDALAEYLLANFSDEPFAQEETPVAEDTRIINLNADGGSEGQTIVEIAQGDERFSLLVEAVVKAELAETLSSEGPFTVFAPTNAAFENAIAALGFQSLDEVPVDVLTQILLYHVLPTELFAVDLMPGEQYETAQGLAVVISQDDTESLTVNGVNIILPDVDASNGVIHAIDEVLVPVANVTKFVLVSARTDKDIMEINDGDVLDLAQLPHKINVRAEVAGHPESVQFTLDGDTIQPQNAAPYALFGDDEGDYRSGRFELDSYVLSAIPYSGRTATGLPGTSLKVSFEVVERETIGEIVRANDDFSILSTALRQVGYLSTVRGEGPFTVFAPNNAAFEALLAEMGLTDVRQIPTPVLREVIRYHIVIGEELRAANLSDGQEVETRQYGSVKISIADGMVKVNDATVITPDVLGSNGVAHVIDQVLIPPAEAMNTSGIYLEASPNPGASEVNLQVIDHPEARVEVAIMDQYGTPLSTQSFNTPPDNEVNFSLDISSLPTGVYMIQAQLGEERQVLRVIR; this is encoded by the coding sequence ATGTTTACACCTGTATTTTTCCGAAAATGCTGGGCATACCTACTTTTACTAGGAACCGCCCTCGTATCTTTTCAAATAAATGCTCAGAACCTGACGTATGATCTCGCATTAGCCCCTTTTTATCACGGCGTAGCCTCAGGCGACCCGCTGGCTGACCGCGTAATTATCTGGACCCGTATTACCCCGGAAGGGGAAGATACCAATCAGGATATTGAAGTATCTTGGAAAATGGCAACTGATCCAGAGCTTACCAATGTGGTACAAGAAGGTCAGTTGATGACTAACGCTTCCCGCGACTATACTGTGAAGGTGGACGTGACCGGGCTGGCTTCTTACACTACCTACTACTACCAATTTGAAGCGATGGACAAAACCTCCATCATTGGTCGTACTCGAACCACCCCCAGCGGTTCTGCCGATCATCTTCGCTTTGCCGTGGTTTCGTGTAGTAATTACCAAGCGGGTTACTTTAGTGCCTACGGACGTATTGCTGATCGGGCTGATTTGGATGCAGTAATCCACTTAGGAGACTATATTTATGAATATTCGGCCACCGGAGAAGATTTTTACGGTGATGCGGGGTTGCGTGATTCTGGTGAGCGGAGACATTTGCCCGATAAAGAAATTGTGAATTTGGCGGATTATCGTACCCGCTACTCTCAGTATCGCCTCGATCCTGATTTACGTCGGGCGCATCAACAGCACCCATTCATCACCATTTGGGACGACCATGAGTCGGCGAATGATGCTTACGAAGACGGAGCGGAAAATCACCAGCCCGATGAAGAAGGCTCGTGGGATGAACGGAAATCAGTTTCCAGACAAGTATACACCGAGTGGATGCCGATTCGGGGTGATTTGAACGAGATTCCTTTGTACCGCACCATTCAGTACGGTGAGTTGATGGATTTGATTATGCTAGATACCCGCCTGGAAGAGCGTGATATTCAAGGTATGAGCATTACCGATGCCAAATTGTACAGCGACGATCGAACTATGCTAGGCGATACCCAGAAGCAATGGATGTTTGATCAGCTACAAAACTCTACCGCTAAGTGGAAAGTAATCGGTAACCAGGTCATATTCTCACCTTTCAATGTTTGGTGGGCAGGGGTCGACCCCGACGGTGGCTTTACTCCTGACGGCATTGAAAGTATATTCTTAGATATCTGGGACGGTTACCCTGCCGAACGGGACGAAATTATCAATTTTATCGGTGATAATTCTTTAGACAATGTAGTAGTGCTCACGGGTGACTTTCACTCTACTTTTGCCTATGATGTTACGAGTCAACCCGCCCCACTGAGTGGTAACGATCCTACCATTGCTGCTGCCGGGCAAGCCCCGGTTCCGGTAACTCCTACCTACGACCCAGCTACCCGCCAAGGCTCGGTTGCCGTAGAGTTTGCTACCCCCAGTGTGAACTCGGCTAACTTTGATGAGAATGTGGGAGTAGAAGGTGCTGCCGGGTTTGAATTTCAGATTAACAAGCCGCTAACTGTCCCCGGTACTCCACTCAATGGTATCAATCCAAACCCGCACATGCAGTACACCGATCTGGATCAACATGGTTACTTCATTTTAGACGTGAAGGAAGAGCGTGCCCAAGCCAACTGGTACTTTGTAGAAACCATCTTGGAACCTAACTCACTGGAGCAGTTTGCTTCCGCCTGGGGTACCGATGCCGATAATAATTATTTGACCGAAGGCGAAGAGAGCGCGTCTAAAGCCGATGCGCCCTCACTGGCTCCCGATGCGATGCGCGATGAAAACTTTACGCTACAAATTTTACACGCTTCTGATTTGGAAGGGGGAGTAGAAGCGATTGACAACGCGCCTAACTTTGCGGCTATTGTTGACCGATTAGAGGAAGAAGAAAATACACTGACCATATCTGGCGGTGATAACTACATTCCGGGCCCATTCTTTGGAGCAGCCGGCGACGGTAGCTTACGTCCCGTGTTTCAGGAAATTTACCAAGAACTGTACAACGAACCCGGGTTGACTAACATTCGGGAAACCCCCGGACGGTTGGATATTACGATCATGAATATTATCGGTTTTGACGCTTCGGCGGTGGGCAACCACGAGTTTGATGCCGGAACCAACGCTTTTTCAGATATTGTAGGAACGGATATTCGCGGTACCACTTTAGCCGATGTTCGTTGGCTAGGAGCACAGTTCCCGTACTTATCAGCTAATCTTGATTTCAGCGGTGATAGCGATTTGGGTGGATTATTCACTAGTGAGATTCAACCAAGTGGTGCATTCATCTCAGCTCCCGATGACTTAGATGCTGCCGCAGCAGCCCCGAAGTTTGCTCCAGCTACCACCGTTGAATTTAATGGTGAGACCGTGGGCATCGTTGGGGCAACGACCCAGATTGTACAATCCATTTCTTCTACCGGAGGAGTAGAGGTACTAGGCCCCACCGAAAACGATATGCCCGCTCTAGCCGAGGTGCTACAGCCAACGATTGATGCGCTCGCGAATCAGGGAATTAATAAGATTGTACTAGTGACTCATCTCCAGCAGGTTGCTTTAGAGAAAGAACTGGTCGGATTACTTTCGGGAGTGGATGTAGTGATTGCGGGCGGTTCCGATGTGCTATTCGCTCAGGAAGACGACGTACTCCGCAGTGGTGATGAAATTGAAGAAGCTTATCCGTTCGTCACCCAAAATGCTGACGGTGACCCCGCCGTAGTTGTAGGAACTGACGGTGAATACAGCTACGTAGGTCGCTTACTGATTGAATTTACCAGCGAAGGAGTACTGGTAGAAAGTTCGTTAGAAAACGAAATGAGCGGAGCCTACGCTACCGTAGAAGAAGTAGTGAGTGAACTATGGGAAACCGAAGATCCGTTTGCTGATGGCACCAAGGGTGAGCTGGTTCAGCGGCTGACCAATTCGGTAGAGACCATCGTAAACGAGCAAGACGGAGTTATCGTAGGAAAAACCAGTGTATATCTCGACGGTCGACGGGCGCAAGTACGCACCGAAGAAACCAACTTAGGCAACCTTACCGCCGATGCTGCCCTAGTGGCTGCCCAGCAGTTTGATGCCAGTGTAAAAGTCTCTCTTAGAAACGGGGGCGGTATTCGGGCTGCGATTGGTGAATTGGTTGATCTGGGAGGAGGAAATGTACAATTTGCTCCGCCCCAAGCGAATCCCGAATCGGGTAAGCAGGAGGGAGACATCTCTCAACTGGATATTGTGAATACACTTCGGTTCAACAACAGCTTATCGTTATTAACGCTGTCGGCAACTGACTTGCTGGCGGTGCTAGAGTACGCGGTGTCAGCCTCCGAACCCGGCGCTACGCCCGGTCAGTTTCCGCAGGTAGCGGGAGTACGGTTTAGCTTTGATGCTACCCAAGAAGTAGGTAACTGGGTGCAAATGGTAGAGGTCATTGACCAAGAAGGAAACGTAGAAGATACCATCGCTGAGAATGGCGAGGTAGTAGGCGATGCTGATCGTGAAATTCGTATCGTCACACTGAACTTCTTAGCCGGAGGGGGCGATGGCTACCCGTACCCTGAACTGGGCGAAAACCGCGTTGACTTACCTGATGTGTTAGATAGCTTGGCTAATGCGGGGCAAGCTACCTTTGCCGATCCGGGCACTGAGCAAGATGCTTTAGCCGAATACCTACTAGCGAATTTCTCCGATGAACCGTTCGCCCAAGAAGAAACTCCAGTGGCGGAAGATACTCGTATTATCAACCTGAATGCTGACGGTGGTAGTGAGGGACAAACAATTGTAGAAATCGCTCAAGGAGATGAACGCTTTAGTCTATTGGTAGAAGCGGTAGTAAAAGCAGAATTAGCCGAAACCCTTTCTTCCGAAGGTCCTTTCACCGTATTTGCGCCAACTAATGCTGCGTTTGAGAATGCTATTGCTGCTTTAGGTTTCCAGAGTTTGGATGAAGTTCCGGTAGATGTTCTCACTCAAATTTTACTCTACCATGTGCTTCCTACTGAATTGTTCGCAGTTGACCTGATGCCGGGTGAGCAGTACGAAACCGCGCAGGGGCTTGCCGTAGTGATTAGTCAGGATGATACCGAAAGCCTTACCGTAAACGGAGTGAATATTATTTTGCCGGACGTAGATGCCAGTAACGGAGTGATCCACGCCATTGATGAAGTGCTAGTTCCCGTAGCGAATGTTACGAAGTTCGTGTTGGTAAGTGCCCGTACGGATAAAGATATTATGGAAATAAACGATGGCGATGTACTAGACTTAGCCCAGTTACCGCATAAGATCAATGTCCGGGCGGAAGTAGCTGGACATCCGGAGAGTGTACAATTCACCTTGGACGGAGATACAATTCAACCTCAAAATGCGGCTCCTTACGCTTTATTTGGAGATGATGAAGGCGACTACCGCTCCGGACGGTTTGAGTTGGATAGTTACGTATTGTCGGCTATTCCTTATTCGGGAAGAACTGCTACGGGGCTTCCTGGGACCTCCCTAAAAGTATCGTTTGAGGTAGTAGAGCGAGAGACTATTGGAGAAATTGTTCGGGCTAATGATGATTTTTCTATTCTATCTACCGCTCTACGACAGGTAGGCTATCTCTCTACCGTGCGGGGCGAAGGGCCATTTACCGTATTTGCGCCCAACAACGCTGCTTTTGAGGCACTCTTAGCGGAGATGGGATTGACCGACGTACGACAAATTCCTACGCCAGTACTAAGAGAGGTTATTCGCTACCATATAGTGATTGGAGAAGAACTACGAGCGGCTAATCTTTCTGATGGTCAGGAAGTTGAAACTCGGCAGTATGGTTCGGTAAAGATTAGCATTGCGGATGGAATGGTAAAAGTAAATGATGCTACCGTCATTACCCCTGACGTATTGGGCAGCAACGGCGTAGCCCACGTAATTGATCAGGTGCTCATACCACCGGCTGAAGCGATGAATACTTCTGGGATATACCTAGAAGCTTCGCCGAATCCAGGTGCTTCGGAAGTCAACCTTCAGGTAATAGATCATCCAGAGGCTCGGGTAGAGGTTGCTATCATGGATCAATACGGCACTCCACTATCTACGCAATCATTCAATACTCCACCGGATAACGAAGTAAACTTCTCGTTGGATATTTCCAGTTTACCGACCGGAGTGTATATGATTCAGGCGCAATTGGGTGAAGAACGCCAGGTTCTACGGGTAATTCGGTAG